In Aggregicoccus sp. 17bor-14, the following are encoded in one genomic region:
- a CDS encoding Hsp70 family protein: protein MSDAKLLPLRVRLPYQSEDEFLERYGSNVARGGVFIATRAPKPEGTALAFEFLLADGARMLRGEGVVVKVQGDEASGRTGMTVRFTRLDAPSKALVDRILARRTQGGAAASRPGPAPAAAPPAAPAAATPPAEPPPRTVPSPEELRAATDTLPSVSTVMRLDSLPAPLAAAIQAGTAGAPASERPTPRPAAPTGAPRPGGPAARPAAGSAAPAAPGRPAGPAAPGAGAPPGAASPAAPGSGTSPVATASAAASPAGAAPPAPASAPGARTAAAPPASAPGAPATASPSAAAPSAAAPGPASPAAAAAGGPRALESRPAPAARGPELEAPRRRAVAEPVPAPLPGASASPGSEPVLGIDVGAHSARAAVFHEGRARLVPVTDEGGLQLPAAVALDPSGREFRVGASALTNELYGAGVALPRLLGLRAPSAALQALVERMPLTVSPDARGEVAVDLGARDVPVLELTSRLLGQLRARAEAFLGRPVTRAVICAPAYFGDRQRAALREAAQGAGLQVLRLVNAPAAAALAYGAGRGLARKRVLVMDLGASAVDAAVVQITGDDLEVITTGGDSSLGGLDFDARVSDMLAALLRAYGGSPSGDVLTLQQLRRAAEQMKVVLSHEEEALMPEVQLGAGAPTEPLPPLSRERLQVVTADLADRVALTARAVLEGGALGPQGLDSVLLVGGLSQSPQVRRRVQEMLGVAVQTDVDPLGAPALGAALLGHSLAQAEASGKPVARVSEVLSVPIGVAERSGALQTVLARNTRLPAEKSLVVQVQPGPVALALFQGPSIVAQDNEFLGTVFLILERGGELELHFSLGPDGSLALSATLPGGRRQPVTLDARDPGDVARAELIARSPLGAPLAEEPQRPQGLLTGIKKLFGR from the coding sequence ATGAGTGACGCCAAGCTGCTCCCTTTGCGCGTGCGCCTGCCCTACCAGAGCGAGGACGAGTTCCTCGAGCGGTACGGGAGCAATGTCGCACGCGGCGGCGTCTTCATCGCCACGCGTGCGCCCAAGCCGGAGGGCACCGCGCTCGCCTTCGAGTTCCTCCTCGCCGATGGCGCCCGCATGCTGCGCGGCGAGGGCGTGGTGGTGAAGGTGCAGGGCGACGAGGCGAGCGGCCGCACCGGCATGACCGTGCGCTTCACCCGCCTGGATGCCCCGAGCAAGGCGCTCGTGGACCGCATCCTCGCGCGCCGCACCCAGGGCGGCGCGGCGGCGTCCCGGCCCGGCCCCGCGCCGGCCGCTGCACCGCCCGCGGCGCCCGCGGCCGCCACGCCCCCGGCGGAGCCGCCCCCGCGCACGGTCCCCTCTCCCGAGGAGCTGCGCGCCGCCACCGACACCCTGCCCTCCGTCTCCACGGTGATGCGCCTGGACTCCCTGCCGGCGCCGCTCGCAGCGGCGATCCAGGCCGGCACCGCCGGCGCGCCGGCCTCCGAGCGCCCCACGCCCCGCCCCGCAGCGCCCACGGGTGCCCCGCGCCCCGGCGGCCCGGCGGCTCGCCCCGCCGCAGGCAGCGCCGCACCTGCCGCTCCGGGACGCCCCGCGGGCCCGGCGGCTCCCGGTGCGGGCGCTCCCCCGGGCGCGGCGAGCCCCGCGGCTCCGGGTTCGGGCACTTCCCCCGTCGCGACCGCCTCCGCCGCTGCGAGCCCTGCCGGAGCCGCGCCGCCTGCGCCCGCGAGTGCCCCGGGTGCGCGCACCGCCGCAGCGCCTCCGGCCTCCGCTCCGGGCGCCCCCGCGACCGCATCTCCGTCCGCAGCAGCCCCGTCGGCCGCCGCGCCTGGCCCGGCCTCGCCCGCCGCAGCGGCCGCGGGTGGCCCCCGCGCGCTCGAGTCGCGCCCGGCACCTGCAGCGCGAGGCCCCGAGCTCGAGGCGCCGCGCCGCCGCGCCGTCGCCGAGCCCGTGCCCGCGCCGCTCCCCGGAGCGAGCGCCTCTCCCGGCAGCGAGCCCGTGCTGGGCATCGACGTGGGCGCGCACTCGGCGCGCGCGGCCGTGTTCCACGAGGGCCGCGCCCGCCTCGTCCCCGTCACGGACGAGGGAGGCCTGCAGCTGCCGGCCGCCGTGGCGCTGGACCCCAGCGGCCGCGAGTTCCGCGTGGGCGCGAGCGCGCTGACGAACGAGCTGTACGGCGCGGGCGTGGCCCTGCCGCGCCTGCTGGGCCTGCGCGCCCCGTCCGCGGCGCTGCAGGCGCTGGTGGAGCGCATGCCGCTCACCGTGTCGCCGGATGCCCGCGGCGAGGTGGCCGTGGACCTGGGCGCGCGCGACGTGCCGGTGCTCGAGCTCACCTCGCGGCTGCTCGGCCAGCTGCGCGCGCGCGCGGAGGCCTTCCTCGGCCGCCCCGTCACCCGCGCGGTCATCTGCGCGCCGGCCTACTTCGGCGATCGCCAGCGCGCGGCGCTGCGCGAGGCGGCGCAGGGCGCGGGGCTCCAGGTCCTGCGCCTGGTGAATGCGCCGGCGGCGGCCGCGCTCGCGTACGGCGCGGGCCGGGGGCTCGCCCGCAAGCGCGTGCTGGTGATGGACCTGGGCGCGAGCGCGGTGGACGCGGCCGTGGTGCAGATCACCGGCGACGACCTCGAGGTGATCACGACGGGTGGCGACTCCTCGCTGGGCGGCCTGGACTTCGACGCGCGCGTCTCGGACATGCTCGCGGCGCTCCTGCGCGCCTACGGCGGCAGCCCCTCGGGGGACGTGCTCACGCTGCAGCAGCTGCGGCGCGCGGCCGAGCAGATGAAGGTGGTGCTGAGCCACGAGGAGGAGGCGCTGATGCCCGAGGTGCAGCTGGGCGCGGGCGCCCCCACCGAGCCCCTGCCCCCGCTCTCGCGCGAGCGGCTGCAGGTGGTGACGGCGGACCTCGCGGACCGCGTGGCGCTCACCGCGCGCGCGGTGCTCGAGGGCGGCGCGCTGGGTCCGCAGGGCCTGGACTCGGTGCTGCTGGTGGGCGGCCTGAGCCAGTCGCCCCAGGTGCGCCGGCGCGTGCAGGAGATGCTCGGCGTGGCGGTGCAGACGGACGTGGATCCGCTCGGCGCGCCGGCACTCGGCGCCGCGCTGCTCGGCCACTCGCTCGCGCAGGCGGAGGCGAGCGGCAAGCCGGTGGCGCGCGTCTCCGAGGTGCTCTCGGTGCCCATCGGGGTGGCGGAGCGCAGCGGCGCGCTGCAGACGGTGCTCGCGCGCAACACGCGCCTGCCCGCCGAGAAGAGCCTGGTGGTGCAGGTGCAGCCGGGCCCGGTGGCGCTCGCCCTCTTCCAGGGCCCCTCCATCGTCGCCCAGGACAACGAGTTCCTGGGCACCGTGTTCCTCATCCTCGAGCGCGGCGGCGAGCTGGAGCTGCACTTCTCGCTCGGGCCGGACGGCTCGCTCGCGCTCTCGGCCACCCTGCCCGGCGGGCGGCGCCAGCCGGTCACGCTGGA
- the alaS gene encoding alanine--tRNA ligase → MPSVLTAAQIREAFLRFFEERGHRRIASSPLVPQNDPTLLFTNAGMVQFKDVFTGREKRDYSRATSSQKCVRAGGKHNDLDNVGFTARHHTFFEMLGNFSFGDYFKADAIAYAWEFVTKTLGLDVSRLAVTVFNGEKGLPWDEEAYALWAKTGVARERIYKLGYKDNFWAMGDTGPCGPCSEIHYFQGNDVPCAEEAAGRACEGVACDCDRWLEIWNLVFMQFERKEKDAPLVPLPKPSIDTGAGLERMASVVQGKRSNYDTDLFQAILARVAELAGRPYRPEEELSASMRVIADHSRAAAFLISDGVQPSNEGRGYVLRRIMRRAVRHGAKLGLHEVFFPKTVDRVIEVMGEAFPELKENRAFVLEVCRHEEESFRRTLDRGLRMIDEETARLKQSGEKMLSGEAVFFLHDTHGFPWDLTQIIARERGFDIDQAGYEARMAKQRDQGEFAGSGDKAVGAAYAQLLERLGATDFLGYETRGHEGEGTIKALLKDGVEVNEVKAGDTAELLLDRTPFYGESGGQVGDTGRIVGNGGKSVAQVQDTQKPVSGLVVHKVQVTEGAFRVNEMVQAGVDAMRRTSIRANHSATHLLHRALKIVLGEHVKQAGSVVAPDYLRFDYTHFAAPSPEQLEKVEDLVNDWVRENTEAQTKLMKLDEAKKSGAVAMFGEKYGETVRVVTVHPESTELCGGTHVKRSGDIGLFKIVSESGIASGVRRITAVTGVGALAYLRETEREMRHAAELLKASPRELVKRVEATLKRTKELEKKVEEVQLKAQAASSKDLLSQARDVNGMKVLATRVDPADADVFRGLADQLRDRLQSGVVAIGGEKDGKALILVAATKDVVARGIKAGDLVREMAKEVGGKGGGKPDMAQAGGADPSRIAAALDKLYELVQGAKPSA, encoded by the coding sequence ATGCCCTCCGTCCTCACCGCTGCTCAGATCCGCGAGGCCTTCCTGCGCTTCTTCGAGGAGCGCGGCCATCGCCGCATTGCGTCGTCGCCGCTCGTTCCCCAGAACGACCCCACCCTGCTCTTCACCAACGCCGGCATGGTGCAGTTCAAGGACGTCTTCACCGGCCGCGAGAAGCGCGACTACAGCCGCGCCACCAGCTCCCAGAAGTGCGTGCGCGCCGGCGGCAAGCACAACGACCTCGACAATGTGGGCTTCACCGCGCGCCACCACACGTTCTTCGAGATGCTCGGCAACTTCTCCTTCGGCGACTACTTCAAGGCGGACGCCATCGCGTACGCGTGGGAGTTCGTGACGAAGACGCTGGGGCTGGACGTGAGCCGGCTCGCCGTCACCGTGTTCAACGGCGAGAAGGGCCTGCCCTGGGATGAGGAGGCCTACGCGCTGTGGGCGAAGACGGGCGTGGCCCGCGAGCGCATCTACAAGCTCGGCTACAAGGACAACTTCTGGGCCATGGGCGACACCGGCCCCTGCGGTCCCTGCTCGGAGATCCACTACTTCCAGGGCAACGACGTGCCCTGCGCGGAGGAGGCCGCGGGCCGCGCCTGCGAGGGCGTGGCGTGCGACTGCGACCGCTGGCTCGAGATCTGGAACCTCGTGTTCATGCAGTTCGAGCGCAAGGAGAAGGACGCGCCGCTGGTGCCCTTGCCCAAGCCCTCCATCGACACGGGCGCGGGCCTCGAGCGCATGGCGTCCGTCGTCCAGGGCAAGCGCTCCAACTACGACACGGACCTGTTCCAGGCCATCCTGGCGCGCGTGGCGGAGCTCGCGGGCCGCCCCTACCGCCCCGAGGAGGAGCTCAGCGCCTCCATGCGCGTCATCGCGGACCACAGCCGCGCGGCCGCCTTCCTCATCTCGGACGGCGTGCAGCCCTCCAACGAGGGCCGCGGCTACGTCCTGCGCCGCATCATGCGCCGCGCCGTGCGCCACGGCGCGAAGCTCGGCCTCCACGAGGTCTTCTTCCCGAAGACGGTGGACCGGGTCATCGAGGTGATGGGCGAGGCCTTCCCCGAGCTCAAGGAGAACCGCGCCTTCGTGCTCGAGGTGTGCCGCCACGAGGAGGAGAGCTTCCGGCGCACGCTGGACCGCGGCCTGCGCATGATCGACGAGGAGACGGCGCGCCTGAAGCAGAGCGGCGAGAAGATGCTCTCCGGCGAGGCCGTCTTCTTCCTGCACGACACGCACGGCTTCCCGTGGGATCTCACGCAGATCATCGCGCGCGAGCGCGGCTTCGACATCGACCAGGCGGGCTACGAGGCCCGCATGGCGAAGCAGCGCGACCAGGGCGAGTTCGCGGGCTCGGGCGACAAGGCCGTGGGCGCCGCCTACGCGCAGCTGCTCGAGCGGCTCGGGGCCACCGACTTCCTCGGCTACGAGACCCGGGGCCACGAGGGCGAGGGCACCATCAAGGCGCTGCTCAAGGACGGGGTCGAGGTCAACGAGGTGAAGGCCGGCGACACGGCGGAGCTGCTGCTCGACCGCACGCCCTTCTACGGCGAGTCCGGCGGACAGGTGGGTGACACCGGCCGCATCGTGGGCAACGGCGGCAAGAGCGTGGCCCAGGTGCAGGACACCCAGAAGCCGGTGAGCGGGCTCGTGGTGCACAAGGTGCAGGTCACCGAGGGCGCCTTCCGGGTGAACGAGATGGTGCAGGCGGGCGTGGACGCGATGCGCCGCACCTCCATCCGCGCGAACCACTCGGCCACCCACCTGCTGCACCGCGCGCTCAAGATCGTGCTGGGCGAGCACGTGAAGCAGGCGGGCAGCGTCGTCGCTCCGGACTACCTGCGCTTCGACTACACGCACTTCGCCGCTCCCAGCCCCGAGCAGCTGGAGAAGGTGGAGGACCTGGTCAACGACTGGGTGCGCGAGAACACCGAGGCCCAGACGAAGCTGATGAAGCTGGACGAGGCGAAGAAGTCCGGCGCGGTGGCGATGTTCGGCGAGAAGTACGGCGAGACGGTGCGCGTGGTCACCGTGCACCCCGAGTCCACCGAGCTGTGCGGCGGCACGCACGTGAAGCGCAGCGGCGACATCGGGCTCTTCAAGATCGTGAGCGAGAGCGGCATCGCCTCGGGCGTGCGCCGCATCACCGCCGTCACCGGCGTGGGCGCGCTCGCCTACCTGCGCGAGACCGAGCGCGAGATGCGCCACGCGGCCGAGCTGCTCAAGGCGTCCCCCCGCGAGCTGGTCAAGCGCGTGGAGGCCACGCTCAAGCGCACCAAGGAGCTGGAGAAGAAGGTGGAGGAGGTGCAGCTCAAGGCGCAGGCCGCGAGCAGCAAGGACCTGCTCTCCCAGGCGCGCGACGTGAACGGCATGAAGGTGCTCGCCACCCGCGTGGACCCGGCGGACGCGGACGTGTTCCGCGGCCTCGCCGACCAGCTGCGCGACCGGCTGCAGTCCGGCGTGGTGGCCATCGGCGGCGAGAAGGACGGCAAGGCGCTCATCCTCGTGGCCGCGACGAAGGACGTGGTCGCGCGCGGCATCAAGGCCGGAGACCTGGTGCGCGAGATGGCCAAGGAGGTGGGCGGCAAGGGCGGCGGCAAGCCGGACATGGCCCAGGCCGGCGGCGCCGATCCCTCGCGCATCGCGGCCGCGCTCGACAAGCTGTACGAGCTGGTCCAGGGCGCCAAGCCGAGCGCCTAG
- a CDS encoding PEGA domain-containing protein — MSLGDCADPELRAVARTLDEKLRGRLGTAGAGAAELAQGLRPEATRTPDELRRQLEAAETQFYNARNAAAARQLTEALADIERLAPGEERRGLAIEARLLQAQVLRAMGRFGEADESFRHVLRLAPNYRLDVNYFAPSTRAAFEKVRKGLQALAPTLLQVGSTPAGAEVYLDGVAVGRTPFKGSFPPGPYQLQVVKGAGRSFPRPLQLPEGGTALEQQVDLGFEGSVQAGQPLCLQGREGTADPLRPAVKLGALLGVEEIVVLRLQRQLGGPGWVTASLLNAQGGQRVREGSLKTGAGAGAEADAALADLALFIVTGQGAPGVVQGPAQLVQAPAPPPPPAAAPALAAAQARTPADPGQAAKRRQVLRVGSYVAGGAALAAFTTAGVLYERSQAEREVLALRAPDGVLRADDVPGAQLYRDLQSRGRTITGLVVGGGVAALAGGALYFFSREPEGHLQVSAGLAPDAMGVQVHGQF; from the coding sequence GTGTCGCTCGGAGACTGTGCGGACCCGGAGCTGCGCGCGGTGGCGCGCACCCTGGACGAGAAGCTGCGGGGGCGGCTGGGCACGGCCGGCGCGGGGGCGGCGGAGCTCGCGCAGGGCCTGCGCCCCGAGGCCACCCGGACCCCGGACGAGCTGCGCCGGCAGCTCGAGGCGGCCGAGACCCAGTTCTACAACGCGCGCAACGCGGCGGCGGCGCGCCAGCTGACCGAGGCGCTCGCGGACATCGAGCGGCTGGCGCCCGGCGAGGAGCGGCGGGGGCTGGCCATCGAGGCGCGCCTGCTGCAGGCCCAGGTGCTGCGCGCCATGGGCCGCTTCGGCGAGGCGGACGAGTCCTTCCGCCACGTGCTGCGGCTCGCGCCGAACTACCGGCTGGACGTGAACTACTTCGCCCCCAGCACGCGCGCGGCCTTCGAGAAGGTGCGCAAGGGGCTGCAGGCGCTGGCGCCCACGCTGCTGCAGGTGGGCTCCACGCCGGCCGGCGCGGAGGTGTACCTGGACGGGGTGGCCGTGGGGCGCACGCCCTTCAAGGGGAGCTTTCCGCCCGGCCCCTACCAGCTGCAGGTGGTGAAGGGCGCGGGCCGCTCCTTCCCGCGGCCGCTGCAGCTGCCCGAGGGGGGCACCGCGCTCGAGCAGCAGGTGGACCTGGGCTTCGAGGGCTCGGTGCAGGCGGGGCAGCCGCTGTGCCTCCAGGGGCGCGAGGGGACGGCAGACCCGCTGCGCCCAGCGGTGAAGCTCGGGGCGCTCCTGGGGGTGGAGGAGATCGTGGTGCTGCGGCTGCAGCGCCAGCTCGGGGGCCCCGGGTGGGTGACGGCCTCGCTGCTCAACGCCCAGGGCGGCCAGCGCGTGCGCGAGGGCAGCCTCAAGACGGGCGCCGGCGCGGGCGCCGAGGCGGACGCTGCGCTCGCAGACCTCGCGCTCTTCATCGTGACGGGGCAGGGGGCGCCCGGCGTGGTGCAGGGGCCGGCGCAGCTCGTCCAGGCCCCCGCGCCGCCGCCGCCGCCCGCCGCTGCGCCGGCGCTCGCGGCCGCGCAGGCCCGTACGCCCGCGGACCCGGGGCAGGCCGCGAAGCGGCGCCAGGTCCTGCGGGTGGGCAGCTACGTGGCCGGCGGCGCCGCGCTCGCGGCGTTCACCACCGCCGGCGTGCTCTACGAGCGCTCGCAGGCCGAGCGCGAGGTGCTCGCGCTGCGCGCGCCCGACGGCGTGCTGCGCGCGGACGATGTGCCGGGGGCCCAGCTGTACCGCGACCTGCAGAGCCGCGGGCGCACCATCACCGGCCTCGTCGTGGGCGGCGGCGTGGCCGCGCTCGCCGGCGGCGCCCTCTACTTCTTCTCGCGCGAGCCGGAGGGGCACCTCCAGGTGTCCGCGGGGCTCGCGCCCGACGCGATGGGAGTGCAGGTCCATGGCCAGTTCTGA